In one window of Musa acuminata AAA Group cultivar baxijiao chromosome BXJ3-2, Cavendish_Baxijiao_AAA, whole genome shotgun sequence DNA:
- the LOC135631433 gene encoding leucine--tRNA ligase, chloroplastic/mitochondrial-like isoform X3, with protein sequence MQTQARTRAALRFQAFPSFANRAPLPFVISFPPTRRCVRVRCSAAADGGSIGENPRQQVQQRKAYPFDAIEPRWQRYWEENRTFRTPDEVDTSKPKCYILDMFPYPSGAGLHVGHPLGYTATDILSRYKRMKGFNVLHPMGWDAFGLPAEQYAIETGTHPKVTTKQNIERFRSQLKSLGFSYDWDREFSTTEPEYYKWTQWIFLQLFKKGLAYQAEIPVNWCPALGTVLANEEVVNGVSERGGHPVVRKPMRQWILKITAYADRLLEDLDDLDWPESIKEMQRNWIGRSEGAELEFGVVDSQGYEQGLKLSVYTTRPDTIFGATFIVVAPEHSLLSSLTTEAQHEKVEHYRVLASKKSDLERTDLQKAKTGVFSGSYAMNPATRETIPIWIADYVLGSYGTGAIMAVPAHDSRDYEFALKYDIPIIRVVSRTDRSDDDSEPYVDDGIMINSSNSLSGLNINGLSCKDAASKVIDWLESTGHGIKKVNYKLRDWLFARQRYWGEPFPVVYLDDSGEVVPLQENKLPLVLPDLDDFNPTGTGEPPLAKATSWVKTVDPVSGRHARRETNTMPQWAGSCWYYLRFMDPKNPTALVGKDKERYWSPVDIYVGGAEHSVLHLLYARFWHKVLYDIGVVSTKEPFQCLINQGLILGEIEYTAFRDQEGRLVSADSVGITDNHFQERIPAEKVMKVGDFYVIKDNPSIRLVARAYKMSKSRGNVINPDDVVSEYGADSLRLYEMFMGPLRDSKTWSTGGIEGVHRFLARTWRLIVGPPLPDGSYNCGTIATDDEPTLDQLRSLHRCIAKVSEEIQETRFNTGISAMMEFVNAAYKVRRPTSIRPAQILGVSCAIQGLPSNKLSKSDSKGCEPGLLPGSGWVMDLD encoded by the exons ATGCAAACCCAAGCGCGAACGCGAGCGGCTCTGAGATTCCAAGCCTTCCCCTCCTTCGCTAACCGGGCGCCCCTTCCCTTCGTAATCTCCTTTCCCCCTACCCGACGGTGCGTTCGAGTCCGATGTAGTGCCGCCGCCGACGGTGGTTCCATCGGCGAGAATCCTCGGCAGCAGGTGCAGCAGAGGAAGGCGTACCCTTTCGATGCGATAGAGCCGCGATGGCAGCGCTACTGGGAGGAGAACCGAACGTTTCGGACGCCTGATGAGGTTGACACTTCGAAGCCCAAATGCTACATCCTCGACATGTTCCCTTACCCTAG TGGAGCTGGATTACATGTTGGTCATCCCCTTGGATATACTGCCACCGACATACTTTCAAGATATAAACGAATGAAGGGCTTCAATGTTTTGCATCCAATGGGCTGGGATGCGTTCGGTCTTCCTGCTGAACAATATGCCATTGAG ACTGGGACACATCCGAAGGTTACAACCAAACAAAATATTGAACGATTTCGGTCTCAG CTGAAGTCATTAGGTTTTTCATATGATTGGGATCGTGAATTCTCCACCACTGAACCTGAGTATTATAAATGGACGCAATGGATTTTTCTTCAGCTGTTCAAGAAAGGACTCGCATACCAG GCTGAAATACCTGTTAATTGGTGTCCTGCACTTGGCACTGTCTTGGCAAATGAAGAAGTGGTCAATGGTGTTAGTGAACGAGGGGGTCATCCTGTTGTAAGAAAG CCAATGCGACAATGGATTCTCAAGATAACTGCTTATGCTGATCGTCTTCTTGAAGATTTGGATGATCTTGATTGGCCTGAGAGCATCAAAGAAATGCAGAGAAATTGGATTGGCCGTTCAGAAGGTGCTGAACTAGAATTTGGTGTAGTTGATTCCCAGGGATATGAGCAAGGCCTAAAACTATCTGTGtatacaactagaccagacactATATTTGGCGCAAC ATTTATTGTTGTGGCACCTGAGCATTCATTGTTGTCATCATTAACAACTGAGGCCCAGCATGAGAAA GTAGAGCACTACAGGGTGCTTGCTTCAAAAAAAAGTGATCTTGAGAGAACTGATCTTCAAAAGGCAAAGACAGGAGTTTTTAGTGGTTCATATGCTATGAATCCAGCTACTAGGGAAACCATTCCAATATGGATAGCAGACTATGTCTTAGGAAG CTATGGTACTGGAGCAATCATGGCTGTGCCTGCACATGATTCTCGTGACTATGAGTTTgccttaaaatatgatattccaaTAATTAGGGTTGTAAGTCGTACTGATAGAAGTGATGATGACAGTGAACCATATGTAGAtgatggtatcatgatcaactcaTCAAATTCGTTATCTGGTTTGAATATTAATGGCTTGTCATGCAAAGATGCTGCTTCAAAAGTAATAGATTGGCTTGAGAGTACTGGTCATGGAATAAAAAAG GTCAACTACAAGCTGAGGGATTGGCTTTTTGCTAGGCAACGCTATTGGGGAGAACCTTTTCCTGTGGTTTATCTGGATGATAGCGGTGAAGTAGTTCCTTTACAGGAAAACAAGCTTCCGCTAGTACTTCCAGACTTGGATGACTTTAACCCTACTGGAACAGGGGAGCCTCCATTAGCAAAAGCAACATCATGG GTTAAGACAGTGGATCCTGTATCTGGAAGACATGCAAGACGAGAAACAAATACAATGCCGCAATGGGCTGGTTCCTGCTG GTATTATTTGAGATTTATGGACCCAAAAAATCCAACTGCATTGGTTGGCAAAGACAAAGAAAG GTACTGGAGCCCTGTTGACATATATGTTGGTGGTGCTGAGCATTCTGTCCTACACTTGCTTTATGCTAGGTTTTGGCACAAG GTCCTGTATGATATAGGTGTGGTTTCAACCAAGGAACCTTTTCAGTGCCTTATAAATCAAGGGCTAATACTTGGTGAA ATAGAGTATACAGCATTCAGAGACCAAGAGGGGAGATTAGTTTCTGCTGATTCTGTTGGCATCACCGATAACCATTTTCAAGAGAGAATACCTGCAGAGAAG GTGATGAAGGTTGGTGACTTTTATGTTATAAAAGATAATCCCAGTATTCGATTAGTTGCTCGAGCCTACAAAATGAGTAAAAGTAGAGGAAATGTTATCAATCCAGATGATGTTGTTTCTGAGTATGGTGCAGATTCTCTCAGGTTGTATGAAATGTTCATGGGACCATTAAG GGATTCAAAGACATGGAGTACTGGTGGAATTGAAGGTGTACATAGGTTTCTAGCTAGGACTTGGAGATTGATTGTAGGACCCCCTTTACCTGATGGATCATACAACTGTGGAACAATTGCCACTGATGATGAACCTACCTTGGATCAGTTGCGGAGTCTTCACAGATGTATTGCAAAA GTATCAGAAGAAATTCAAGAAACAAGATTCAACACAGGAATTTCTGCAATGATGGAGTTCGTAAATGCTGCTTATAAG GTCCGACGGCCAACTAGCATCCGACCAGCCCAAATTTTGGGTGTTTCATGTGCAATACAGGGCTTACCAAGCAATAAGCTCAGTAAATCAGACAGTAAGGGCTGTGAACCAGGCTTACTGCCTGGTTCAGGCTGGGTAATGGACCTGGACTGA
- the LOC135631433 gene encoding leucine--tRNA ligase, chloroplastic/mitochondrial-like isoform X1 — MQTQARTRAALRFQAFPSFANRAPLPFVISFPPTRRCVRVRCSAAADGGSIGENPRQQVQQRKAYPFDAIEPRWQRYWEENRTFRTPDEVDTSKPKCYILDMFPYPSGAGLHVGHPLGYTATDILSRYKRMKGFNVLHPMGWDAFGLPAEQYAIETGTHPKVTTKQNIERFRSQLKSLGFSYDWDREFSTTEPEYYKWTQWIFLQLFKKGLAYQAEIPVNWCPALGTVLANEEVVNGVSERGGHPVVRKPMRQWILKITAYADRLLEDLDDLDWPESIKEMQRNWIGRSEGAELEFGVVDSQGYEQGLKLSVYTTRPDTIFGATFIVVAPEHSLLSSLTTEAQHEKVEHYRVLASKKSDLERTDLQKAKTGVFSGSYAMNPATRETIPIWIADYVLGSYGTGAIMAVPAHDSRDYEFALKYDIPIIRVVSRTDRSDDDSEPYVDDGIMINSSNSLSGLNINGLSCKDAASKVIDWLESTGHGIKKVNYKLRDWLFARQRYWGEPFPVVYLDDSGEVVPLQENKLPLVLPDLDDFNPTGTGEPPLAKATSWVKTVDPVSGRHARRETNTMPQWAGSCWYYLRFMDPKNPTALVGKDKERYWSPVDIYVGGAEHSVLHLLYARFWHKVLYDIGVVSTKEPFQCLINQGLILGEIEYTAFRDQEGRLVSADSVGITDNHFQERIPAEKVMKVGDFYVIKDNPSIRLVARAYKMSKSRGNVINPDDVVSEYGADSLRLYEMFMGPLRDSKTWSTGGIEGVHRFLARTWRLIVGPPLPDGSYNCGTIATDDEPTLDQLRSLHRCIAKVSEEIQETRFNTGISAMMEFVNAAYKWDKHPKSILEPFVLLLSPFAPHMAEELWSRMGHQESLAYEQFPEAESEFLKDSSIVLPVQINGKTRGTILVDEACSEDDAFRLASEDEKLSKYISERMIKKRIYVPGRILNVILDHHKVSS; from the exons ATGCAAACCCAAGCGCGAACGCGAGCGGCTCTGAGATTCCAAGCCTTCCCCTCCTTCGCTAACCGGGCGCCCCTTCCCTTCGTAATCTCCTTTCCCCCTACCCGACGGTGCGTTCGAGTCCGATGTAGTGCCGCCGCCGACGGTGGTTCCATCGGCGAGAATCCTCGGCAGCAGGTGCAGCAGAGGAAGGCGTACCCTTTCGATGCGATAGAGCCGCGATGGCAGCGCTACTGGGAGGAGAACCGAACGTTTCGGACGCCTGATGAGGTTGACACTTCGAAGCCCAAATGCTACATCCTCGACATGTTCCCTTACCCTAG TGGAGCTGGATTACATGTTGGTCATCCCCTTGGATATACTGCCACCGACATACTTTCAAGATATAAACGAATGAAGGGCTTCAATGTTTTGCATCCAATGGGCTGGGATGCGTTCGGTCTTCCTGCTGAACAATATGCCATTGAG ACTGGGACACATCCGAAGGTTACAACCAAACAAAATATTGAACGATTTCGGTCTCAG CTGAAGTCATTAGGTTTTTCATATGATTGGGATCGTGAATTCTCCACCACTGAACCTGAGTATTATAAATGGACGCAATGGATTTTTCTTCAGCTGTTCAAGAAAGGACTCGCATACCAG GCTGAAATACCTGTTAATTGGTGTCCTGCACTTGGCACTGTCTTGGCAAATGAAGAAGTGGTCAATGGTGTTAGTGAACGAGGGGGTCATCCTGTTGTAAGAAAG CCAATGCGACAATGGATTCTCAAGATAACTGCTTATGCTGATCGTCTTCTTGAAGATTTGGATGATCTTGATTGGCCTGAGAGCATCAAAGAAATGCAGAGAAATTGGATTGGCCGTTCAGAAGGTGCTGAACTAGAATTTGGTGTAGTTGATTCCCAGGGATATGAGCAAGGCCTAAAACTATCTGTGtatacaactagaccagacactATATTTGGCGCAAC ATTTATTGTTGTGGCACCTGAGCATTCATTGTTGTCATCATTAACAACTGAGGCCCAGCATGAGAAA GTAGAGCACTACAGGGTGCTTGCTTCAAAAAAAAGTGATCTTGAGAGAACTGATCTTCAAAAGGCAAAGACAGGAGTTTTTAGTGGTTCATATGCTATGAATCCAGCTACTAGGGAAACCATTCCAATATGGATAGCAGACTATGTCTTAGGAAG CTATGGTACTGGAGCAATCATGGCTGTGCCTGCACATGATTCTCGTGACTATGAGTTTgccttaaaatatgatattccaaTAATTAGGGTTGTAAGTCGTACTGATAGAAGTGATGATGACAGTGAACCATATGTAGAtgatggtatcatgatcaactcaTCAAATTCGTTATCTGGTTTGAATATTAATGGCTTGTCATGCAAAGATGCTGCTTCAAAAGTAATAGATTGGCTTGAGAGTACTGGTCATGGAATAAAAAAG GTCAACTACAAGCTGAGGGATTGGCTTTTTGCTAGGCAACGCTATTGGGGAGAACCTTTTCCTGTGGTTTATCTGGATGATAGCGGTGAAGTAGTTCCTTTACAGGAAAACAAGCTTCCGCTAGTACTTCCAGACTTGGATGACTTTAACCCTACTGGAACAGGGGAGCCTCCATTAGCAAAAGCAACATCATGG GTTAAGACAGTGGATCCTGTATCTGGAAGACATGCAAGACGAGAAACAAATACAATGCCGCAATGGGCTGGTTCCTGCTG GTATTATTTGAGATTTATGGACCCAAAAAATCCAACTGCATTGGTTGGCAAAGACAAAGAAAG GTACTGGAGCCCTGTTGACATATATGTTGGTGGTGCTGAGCATTCTGTCCTACACTTGCTTTATGCTAGGTTTTGGCACAAG GTCCTGTATGATATAGGTGTGGTTTCAACCAAGGAACCTTTTCAGTGCCTTATAAATCAAGGGCTAATACTTGGTGAA ATAGAGTATACAGCATTCAGAGACCAAGAGGGGAGATTAGTTTCTGCTGATTCTGTTGGCATCACCGATAACCATTTTCAAGAGAGAATACCTGCAGAGAAG GTGATGAAGGTTGGTGACTTTTATGTTATAAAAGATAATCCCAGTATTCGATTAGTTGCTCGAGCCTACAAAATGAGTAAAAGTAGAGGAAATGTTATCAATCCAGATGATGTTGTTTCTGAGTATGGTGCAGATTCTCTCAGGTTGTATGAAATGTTCATGGGACCATTAAG GGATTCAAAGACATGGAGTACTGGTGGAATTGAAGGTGTACATAGGTTTCTAGCTAGGACTTGGAGATTGATTGTAGGACCCCCTTTACCTGATGGATCATACAACTGTGGAACAATTGCCACTGATGATGAACCTACCTTGGATCAGTTGCGGAGTCTTCACAGATGTATTGCAAAA GTATCAGAAGAAATTCAAGAAACAAGATTCAACACAGGAATTTCTGCAATGATGGAGTTCGTAAATGCTGCTTATAAG TGGGATAAACACCCGAAATCAATTTTGGAGCCGTTTGTTCTCTTGCTTTCACCTTTTGCACCTCACATGGCAGAGGAACTCTGGTCTCGAATGGGACACCAAGAATCACTTGCATATGAACAATTTCCAGAG GCTGAAAGTGAGTTTTTGAAAGATTCAAGCATTGTGCTGCCAGTTCAAATCAATGGGAAGACCAGGGGCACCATCCTGGTCGATGAAGCATGCTCTGAGGATGATGCATTCAGATTAGCatcagaagatgaaaaactttccaAGTATATTTCGGAAAGGATGATAAAAAAGAGAATCTATGTTCCTGGAAGAATCTTAAATGTGATACTAGATCATCATAAGGTCAGTTCATGA
- the LOC135631433 gene encoding leucine--tRNA ligase, chloroplastic/mitochondrial-like isoform X4, with product MQTQARTRAALRFQAFPSFANRAPLPFVISFPPTRRCVRVRCSAAADGGSIGENPRQQVQQRKAYPFDAIEPRWQRYWEENRTFRTPDEVDTSKPKCYILDMFPYPSGAGLHVGHPLGYTATDILSRYKRMKGFNVLHPMGWDAFGLPAEQYAIETGTHPKVTTKQNIERFRSQLKSLGFSYDWDREFSTTEPEYYKWTQWIFLQLFKKGLAYQAEIPVNWCPALGTVLANEEVVNGVSERGGHPVVRKPMRQWILKITAYADRLLEDLDDLDWPESIKEMQRNWIGRSEGAELEFGVVDSQGYEQGLKLSVYTTRPDTIFGATFIVVAPEHSLLSSLTTEAQHEKVEHYRVLASKKSDLERTDLQKAKTGVFSGSYAMNPATRETIPIWIADYVLGSYGTGAIMAVPAHDSRDYEFALKYDIPIIRVVSRTDRSDDDSEPYVDDGIMINSSNSLSGLNINGLSCKDAASKVIDWLESTGHGIKKVNYKLRDWLFARQRYWGEPFPVVYLDDSGEVVPLQENKLPLVLPDLDDFNPTGTGEPPLAKATSWVKTVDPVSGRHARRETNTMPQWAGSCWYYLRFMDPKNPTALVGKDKERYWSPVDIYVGGAEHSVLHLLYARFWHKVLYDIGVVSTKEPFQCLINQGLILGEIEYTAFRDQEGRLVSADSVGITDNHFQERIPAEKVMKVGDFYVIKDNPSIRLVARAYKMSKSRGNVINPDDVVSEYGADSLRLYEMFMGPLRDSKTWSTGGIEGVHRFLARTWRLIVGPPLPDGSYNCGTIATDDEPTLDQLRSLHRCIAKVRYQKKFKKQDSTQEFLQ from the exons ATGCAAACCCAAGCGCGAACGCGAGCGGCTCTGAGATTCCAAGCCTTCCCCTCCTTCGCTAACCGGGCGCCCCTTCCCTTCGTAATCTCCTTTCCCCCTACCCGACGGTGCGTTCGAGTCCGATGTAGTGCCGCCGCCGACGGTGGTTCCATCGGCGAGAATCCTCGGCAGCAGGTGCAGCAGAGGAAGGCGTACCCTTTCGATGCGATAGAGCCGCGATGGCAGCGCTACTGGGAGGAGAACCGAACGTTTCGGACGCCTGATGAGGTTGACACTTCGAAGCCCAAATGCTACATCCTCGACATGTTCCCTTACCCTAG TGGAGCTGGATTACATGTTGGTCATCCCCTTGGATATACTGCCACCGACATACTTTCAAGATATAAACGAATGAAGGGCTTCAATGTTTTGCATCCAATGGGCTGGGATGCGTTCGGTCTTCCTGCTGAACAATATGCCATTGAG ACTGGGACACATCCGAAGGTTACAACCAAACAAAATATTGAACGATTTCGGTCTCAG CTGAAGTCATTAGGTTTTTCATATGATTGGGATCGTGAATTCTCCACCACTGAACCTGAGTATTATAAATGGACGCAATGGATTTTTCTTCAGCTGTTCAAGAAAGGACTCGCATACCAG GCTGAAATACCTGTTAATTGGTGTCCTGCACTTGGCACTGTCTTGGCAAATGAAGAAGTGGTCAATGGTGTTAGTGAACGAGGGGGTCATCCTGTTGTAAGAAAG CCAATGCGACAATGGATTCTCAAGATAACTGCTTATGCTGATCGTCTTCTTGAAGATTTGGATGATCTTGATTGGCCTGAGAGCATCAAAGAAATGCAGAGAAATTGGATTGGCCGTTCAGAAGGTGCTGAACTAGAATTTGGTGTAGTTGATTCCCAGGGATATGAGCAAGGCCTAAAACTATCTGTGtatacaactagaccagacactATATTTGGCGCAAC ATTTATTGTTGTGGCACCTGAGCATTCATTGTTGTCATCATTAACAACTGAGGCCCAGCATGAGAAA GTAGAGCACTACAGGGTGCTTGCTTCAAAAAAAAGTGATCTTGAGAGAACTGATCTTCAAAAGGCAAAGACAGGAGTTTTTAGTGGTTCATATGCTATGAATCCAGCTACTAGGGAAACCATTCCAATATGGATAGCAGACTATGTCTTAGGAAG CTATGGTACTGGAGCAATCATGGCTGTGCCTGCACATGATTCTCGTGACTATGAGTTTgccttaaaatatgatattccaaTAATTAGGGTTGTAAGTCGTACTGATAGAAGTGATGATGACAGTGAACCATATGTAGAtgatggtatcatgatcaactcaTCAAATTCGTTATCTGGTTTGAATATTAATGGCTTGTCATGCAAAGATGCTGCTTCAAAAGTAATAGATTGGCTTGAGAGTACTGGTCATGGAATAAAAAAG GTCAACTACAAGCTGAGGGATTGGCTTTTTGCTAGGCAACGCTATTGGGGAGAACCTTTTCCTGTGGTTTATCTGGATGATAGCGGTGAAGTAGTTCCTTTACAGGAAAACAAGCTTCCGCTAGTACTTCCAGACTTGGATGACTTTAACCCTACTGGAACAGGGGAGCCTCCATTAGCAAAAGCAACATCATGG GTTAAGACAGTGGATCCTGTATCTGGAAGACATGCAAGACGAGAAACAAATACAATGCCGCAATGGGCTGGTTCCTGCTG GTATTATTTGAGATTTATGGACCCAAAAAATCCAACTGCATTGGTTGGCAAAGACAAAGAAAG GTACTGGAGCCCTGTTGACATATATGTTGGTGGTGCTGAGCATTCTGTCCTACACTTGCTTTATGCTAGGTTTTGGCACAAG GTCCTGTATGATATAGGTGTGGTTTCAACCAAGGAACCTTTTCAGTGCCTTATAAATCAAGGGCTAATACTTGGTGAA ATAGAGTATACAGCATTCAGAGACCAAGAGGGGAGATTAGTTTCTGCTGATTCTGTTGGCATCACCGATAACCATTTTCAAGAGAGAATACCTGCAGAGAAG GTGATGAAGGTTGGTGACTTTTATGTTATAAAAGATAATCCCAGTATTCGATTAGTTGCTCGAGCCTACAAAATGAGTAAAAGTAGAGGAAATGTTATCAATCCAGATGATGTTGTTTCTGAGTATGGTGCAGATTCTCTCAGGTTGTATGAAATGTTCATGGGACCATTAAG GGATTCAAAGACATGGAGTACTGGTGGAATTGAAGGTGTACATAGGTTTCTAGCTAGGACTTGGAGATTGATTGTAGGACCCCCTTTACCTGATGGATCATACAACTGTGGAACAATTGCCACTGATGATGAACCTACCTTGGATCAGTTGCGGAGTCTTCACAGATGTATTGCAAAAGTCAG GTATCAGAAGAAATTCAAGAAACAAGATTCAACACAGGAATTTCTGCAATGA
- the LOC135631433 gene encoding leucine--tRNA ligase, chloroplastic/mitochondrial-like isoform X2 → MQTQARTRAALRFQAFPSFANRAPLPFVISFPPTRRCVRVRCSAAADGGSIGENPRQQVQQRKAYPFDAIEPRWQRYWEENRTFRTPDEVDTSKPKCYILDMFPYPSGAGLHVGHPLGYTATDILSRYKRMKGFNVLHPMGWDAFGLPAEQYAIETGTHPKVTTKQNIERFRSQLKSLGFSYDWDREFSTTEPEYYKWTQWIFLQLFKKGLAYQAEIPVNWCPALGTVLANEEVVNGVSERGGHPVVRKPMRQWILKITAYADRLLEDLDDLDWPESIKEMQRNWIGRSEGAELEFGVVDSQGYEQGLKLSVYTTRPDTIFGATFIVVAPEHSLLSSLTTEAQHEKVEHYRVLASKKSDLERTDLQKAKTGVFSGSYAMNPATRETIPIWIADYVLGSYGTGAIMAVPAHDSRDYEFALKYDIPIIRVVSRTDRSDDDSEPYVDDGIMINSSNSLSGLNINGLSCKDAASKVIDWLESTGHGIKKVNYKLRDWLFARQRYWGEPFPVVYLDDSGEVVPLQENKLPLVLPDLDDFNPTGTGEPPLAKATSWVKTVDPVSGRHARRETNTMPQWAGSCWYYLRFMDPKNPTALVGKDKERYWSPVDIYVGGAEHSVLHLLYARFWHKVLYDIGVVSTKEPFQCLINQGLILGEIEYTAFRDQEGRLVSADSVGITDNHFQERIPAEKVMKVGDFYVIKDNPSIRLVARAYKMSKSRGNVINPDDVVSEYGADSLRLYEMFMGPLRDSKTWSTGGIEGVHRFLARTWRLIVGPPLPDGSYNCGTIATDDEPTLDQLRSLHRCIAKVSEEIQETRFNTGISAMMEFVNAAYKYLQVRRPTSIRPAQILGVSCAIQGLPSNKLSKSDSKGCEPGLLPGSGWVMDLD, encoded by the exons ATGCAAACCCAAGCGCGAACGCGAGCGGCTCTGAGATTCCAAGCCTTCCCCTCCTTCGCTAACCGGGCGCCCCTTCCCTTCGTAATCTCCTTTCCCCCTACCCGACGGTGCGTTCGAGTCCGATGTAGTGCCGCCGCCGACGGTGGTTCCATCGGCGAGAATCCTCGGCAGCAGGTGCAGCAGAGGAAGGCGTACCCTTTCGATGCGATAGAGCCGCGATGGCAGCGCTACTGGGAGGAGAACCGAACGTTTCGGACGCCTGATGAGGTTGACACTTCGAAGCCCAAATGCTACATCCTCGACATGTTCCCTTACCCTAG TGGAGCTGGATTACATGTTGGTCATCCCCTTGGATATACTGCCACCGACATACTTTCAAGATATAAACGAATGAAGGGCTTCAATGTTTTGCATCCAATGGGCTGGGATGCGTTCGGTCTTCCTGCTGAACAATATGCCATTGAG ACTGGGACACATCCGAAGGTTACAACCAAACAAAATATTGAACGATTTCGGTCTCAG CTGAAGTCATTAGGTTTTTCATATGATTGGGATCGTGAATTCTCCACCACTGAACCTGAGTATTATAAATGGACGCAATGGATTTTTCTTCAGCTGTTCAAGAAAGGACTCGCATACCAG GCTGAAATACCTGTTAATTGGTGTCCTGCACTTGGCACTGTCTTGGCAAATGAAGAAGTGGTCAATGGTGTTAGTGAACGAGGGGGTCATCCTGTTGTAAGAAAG CCAATGCGACAATGGATTCTCAAGATAACTGCTTATGCTGATCGTCTTCTTGAAGATTTGGATGATCTTGATTGGCCTGAGAGCATCAAAGAAATGCAGAGAAATTGGATTGGCCGTTCAGAAGGTGCTGAACTAGAATTTGGTGTAGTTGATTCCCAGGGATATGAGCAAGGCCTAAAACTATCTGTGtatacaactagaccagacactATATTTGGCGCAAC ATTTATTGTTGTGGCACCTGAGCATTCATTGTTGTCATCATTAACAACTGAGGCCCAGCATGAGAAA GTAGAGCACTACAGGGTGCTTGCTTCAAAAAAAAGTGATCTTGAGAGAACTGATCTTCAAAAGGCAAAGACAGGAGTTTTTAGTGGTTCATATGCTATGAATCCAGCTACTAGGGAAACCATTCCAATATGGATAGCAGACTATGTCTTAGGAAG CTATGGTACTGGAGCAATCATGGCTGTGCCTGCACATGATTCTCGTGACTATGAGTTTgccttaaaatatgatattccaaTAATTAGGGTTGTAAGTCGTACTGATAGAAGTGATGATGACAGTGAACCATATGTAGAtgatggtatcatgatcaactcaTCAAATTCGTTATCTGGTTTGAATATTAATGGCTTGTCATGCAAAGATGCTGCTTCAAAAGTAATAGATTGGCTTGAGAGTACTGGTCATGGAATAAAAAAG GTCAACTACAAGCTGAGGGATTGGCTTTTTGCTAGGCAACGCTATTGGGGAGAACCTTTTCCTGTGGTTTATCTGGATGATAGCGGTGAAGTAGTTCCTTTACAGGAAAACAAGCTTCCGCTAGTACTTCCAGACTTGGATGACTTTAACCCTACTGGAACAGGGGAGCCTCCATTAGCAAAAGCAACATCATGG GTTAAGACAGTGGATCCTGTATCTGGAAGACATGCAAGACGAGAAACAAATACAATGCCGCAATGGGCTGGTTCCTGCTG GTATTATTTGAGATTTATGGACCCAAAAAATCCAACTGCATTGGTTGGCAAAGACAAAGAAAG GTACTGGAGCCCTGTTGACATATATGTTGGTGGTGCTGAGCATTCTGTCCTACACTTGCTTTATGCTAGGTTTTGGCACAAG GTCCTGTATGATATAGGTGTGGTTTCAACCAAGGAACCTTTTCAGTGCCTTATAAATCAAGGGCTAATACTTGGTGAA ATAGAGTATACAGCATTCAGAGACCAAGAGGGGAGATTAGTTTCTGCTGATTCTGTTGGCATCACCGATAACCATTTTCAAGAGAGAATACCTGCAGAGAAG GTGATGAAGGTTGGTGACTTTTATGTTATAAAAGATAATCCCAGTATTCGATTAGTTGCTCGAGCCTACAAAATGAGTAAAAGTAGAGGAAATGTTATCAATCCAGATGATGTTGTTTCTGAGTATGGTGCAGATTCTCTCAGGTTGTATGAAATGTTCATGGGACCATTAAG GGATTCAAAGACATGGAGTACTGGTGGAATTGAAGGTGTACATAGGTTTCTAGCTAGGACTTGGAGATTGATTGTAGGACCCCCTTTACCTGATGGATCATACAACTGTGGAACAATTGCCACTGATGATGAACCTACCTTGGATCAGTTGCGGAGTCTTCACAGATGTATTGCAAAA GTATCAGAAGAAATTCAAGAAACAAGATTCAACACAGGAATTTCTGCAATGATGGAGTTCGTAAATGCTGCTTATAAG TATTTGCAGGTCCGACGGCCAACTAGCATCCGACCAGCCCAAATTTTGGGTGTTTCATGTGCAATACAGGGCTTACCAAGCAATAAGCTCAGTAAATCAGACAGTAAGGGCTGTGAACCAGGCTTACTGCCTGGTTCAGGCTGGGTAATGGACCTGGACTGA